One window of Rhizobium leguminosarum genomic DNA carries:
- a CDS encoding Mrp/NBP35 family ATP-binding protein, which produces MTDVTKEQVLETLKTVRGPDLEHDIVELGMVSDVFISDGKVYFSITVPAERAKELEPMRLAAERVIKAMPDVKGALVTLTADKKAAAAAPAARPAPNPPHGHAGHDHQHDHQHDQRGHAHAPQQPPRAGKIGVPGIGAIIAVASGKGGVGKSTTAVNLALGLLANGLRVGILDADIYGPSMPRLLKISGRPTQIDGRIINPMENYGLKVMSMGFLVDEETAMIWRGPMVQSALLQMLREVAWGELDVLVVDMPPGTGDAQLTMAQQVPLAGAVIVSTPQDLALIDARKGLNMFRKVEVPVLGIVENMSYFIAPDTGTRYDIFGHGGARKEAERVGVPFLGEVPLTMNIRETSDAGTPLVASEPNGVVAGIYRGIAAKVWEQVSGQPQRPAPAIVFE; this is translated from the coding sequence ATGACCGACGTCACCAAGGAACAGGTTCTCGAAACGCTGAAGACCGTGCGTGGACCGGATCTCGAGCACGATATCGTCGAGCTCGGCATGGTTTCCGACGTCTTCATCTCCGACGGCAAGGTTTATTTCTCCATCACCGTTCCGGCTGAACGCGCCAAGGAACTGGAGCCGATGCGGCTCGCCGCCGAGCGCGTCATCAAGGCAATGCCTGATGTCAAGGGCGCGCTCGTCACACTGACCGCCGATAAGAAGGCGGCCGCCGCCGCTCCGGCTGCCCGCCCAGCGCCGAACCCGCCGCACGGCCATGCCGGCCACGATCATCAACATGATCACCAACATGATCAACGGGGCCACGCCCATGCCCCGCAACAGCCGCCGCGGGCCGGCAAGATCGGCGTTCCCGGCATCGGCGCCATCATCGCCGTCGCCTCGGGCAAGGGTGGAGTCGGCAAGTCGACCACCGCCGTCAACCTGGCGCTCGGGCTGCTTGCCAATGGCCTTCGCGTCGGCATTCTCGATGCCGATATCTACGGTCCCTCGATGCCGCGGCTCTTAAAAATATCCGGCCGTCCGACGCAGATCGACGGCCGCATCATCAATCCGATGGAGAATTACGGCCTCAAGGTCATGTCGATGGGTTTCCTCGTCGACGAGGAGACGGCGATGATCTGGCGCGGCCCAATGGTCCAGTCGGCACTGCTGCAGATGCTGCGCGAAGTCGCCTGGGGGGAACTCGACGTGCTCGTCGTCGACATGCCGCCCGGCACCGGCGACGCGCAGCTGACCATGGCCCAGCAGGTGCCGCTTGCCGGTGCCGTTATCGTCTCCACGCCGCAGGATCTGGCGCTGATCGATGCCCGCAAGGGCCTCAACATGTTCCGCAAGGTCGAGGTGCCGGTGCTCGGCATCGTCGAGAATATGAGCTATTTCATCGCGCCCGATACCGGCACCCGCTACGACATCTTCGGCCATGGCGGCGCCCGCAAGGAGGCCGAGCGCGTCGGCGTGCCCTTCCTCGGCGAAGTGCCGCTGACGATGAACATCCGTGAAACCTCCGACGCCGGCACGCCGCTCGTCGCCTCCGAGCCGAATGGCGTCGTCGCCGGCATCTATCGCGGCATCGCCGCCAAGGTCTGGGAACAGGTCAGTGGCCAGCCGCAGCGTCCTGCTCCGGCGATTGTCTTCGAATAA